The Cryptomeria japonica chromosome 6, Sugi_1.0, whole genome shotgun sequence genomic interval GAGGCACAATGTTGAGGCATGTAGATTGTTTGTTAGAAAAGCAAGGAAATCAATTAAAAACCCGACACAACCATGGAGAAGAAAGCCAGAGAAAATGGTTACAAATTCAGTTAGTAATCTTAAAGAGCCATCTTTACTTCAAAATCAAATTGGTTCTCCTTCGGCGAGGTGCGGGATTGCAGAGACGCAATCAGAGAATAAGCATGCAAACGTCCATACAACATCAGTAGCAGGAGAGGAGCCATCCAATCAAACAGAGGCGAGAGATAAAATAGGAGAAATGGAGCCGAAGTCCCCCAAAATATTTATCTAtaacaaaggattatcaaataCGGAGATTGATCTGGACAAGGACTTTGAGGAAGAATTTTTTTAGAAGGATGCTCTAGAAAACGTGGATCCGAGGTGTATTAGTCAATCAACAAACATTCTATTGGGGAAGGCAAAAGGACTTGGAGGAAGGAGAAGCAACCGACAAAAAAGGGAAGAAAGTGCAAATGAGAAAGGAATAGTCAGCGTGTTTGATTTTATGAGGAAAACTAAGGGAGAAGGGATCTCTCTTAGCAAAAGATGAAGATAActacttggaatgtcaggggtctatCAACTCCTGACAAAATACGCTCGATCAAACGAGCATTGGCTAGATGTAACAGTGACATATTTGcatttcaagaaacaaaaatgaatctTGATAAGGCAGATCGCTTTATTAAGTCATGTAAGGTTTGGGAAGGCTTATTCCAAGAAGCCATTGGGACTGTCCGAGGTTTGGGTGTGATGTGGAACCCTTCCCAGGTTTAAGTATCCCTTTTGGAGAAAGTTGAGCATTGGATGTTATGTTCAGTATCCAACTTTAAGGAAAATCTAAATTTCCCATTAATTAATGTATACGGTCCAATGAAAACTTTGGATAAGGCTCAGTTATGGAAGGTCCTCACGGATAAAATTTCAGTCATGGGAAATGACAAGATAGTAGTGGTTGGTGACTTCAACGCCCTACTAGATTTGGAAGAGAAACAGGGTGGTCTGAGAATGCCAAATAAGGTGATGGAAGACTTTAGAGATTTTGTCAATCAGAATCACTTAATGGATGTGACTCCCAAGAACGGGACCTTCACATGGACCAACCGACGAGCAAACTTTGCTCATATATCAGAGCGGCTGGATAGGCATTTCATTGGAGAAGCTTGGTTGGAGTCATCCTTTCAGGTAGAAGCCTTCATTCTTCCAATCTCCGTGTCTGATCACTTCCCTGTAGAACTAAAATTGAGCGAGGCCCCAATAAAAGGAAGTAGTAGCTTCAAAATCTTGAGCATGTGGTGGAGAGACCCCGAATTAATTTCTCTTTTACAACAATGGTGGTTAGAAAGCAATATATATAGGGGAACTCTAAGCTATGTCTTTGTGAAAAGATTAAAATTCCTTAAAGAAAAGATTAAAAAATGGAACTCTAattctttcaaaaatatatttgcatAGGAATAGAATAGAGGAAGAACTTAATCATATTAATCTAATCACTATAAATTTAGGAATGTCAAATGATTCATACCATAGAGAAGTTGCACTCAAACAGGAATTGGCAGAAATTCTTTTGAGAGAAGAATGCTTTTGGAGAGACAAATCAAGGGAGCTTTGGATCAGAGAGGGCAATGCAAACATGAAGTTCTTTCATGCATCGGTAAAAGGAAATAGGATCAAGAACAGAATTTCGGAGATTGCAGACCAAGATGGTAACAGACACTCTACCCCAGATGCCATCGAGGAAGTAGCTATCACCTTTTTCAGAAATTTGCTTGGGGAAGCGGGGGAAAAAACTCTCATTATTTATTGACTGTGGAATGTATTCCTAACGAGATTTCAGAGGAAGAAAACAAATCGATTTGCAGCCCATTCATGATGGAGGAAGTCAAAAAGGCTATTTTTTACCATCATTCGAATAAAGCCCTGGGGCCAGACGGGTTCACTATGgatttttttcagaaatgttgggtgTTCATGGGACCCGATATTCTCTGAGTTGTGGAAGACTTCAGGAAACATGGGAAGTTTGTTAAAGAGATCAATCATACAAATATAGCGTTGATTCCTAAAAAGAAGGACTGCTCTTCAATCACAGACTTCAAACCAATATCTTTATGCAACTCCTTATACAAAATTATTTCTAAGGCCATGGTAAATAGGCTCAAACCAATTTTGTAGAGAATAATCTCGCCGGAGCAGCACAGATTTACTCTGGGATGAGAAATTATGGAAAACATCATTTTGGCAGCAGAAACTATCCATTCAGTGTATTCATCTAGATTCCAAGGTATGGTCGTTAAACTAGATGTTTCCAAAGCTTATGATCGAGTGAAATGGGGCTTTTTAGTGGAGGTTCTTAGAAAGTTTGGGTTTGATAGTAAATGGCTAAGGTGTATTGTCCATTGTATTACCTCCGTTAATTTTTCAATATTGGTCAATGGGTCTGCATGCAGTTTTTTTCATGCTTCTAATGGGTTTtgacaaggagatcctttgtcgCCCTTACTTTTTGTTCTCATGGTAGAATTTCTTGGTAGGCATATCAAGAACAAGGTTGGGATAGGTTCTTGGAAAGGATTTCTTATACATAATAGTCTGCCTACGATCTCCCATTCAAAATTCGCGAACAATACCATTCTCTTTGGTACAACATCGGGAAGAGAAGCTCTCATCATCCGACAGGTGCTAGAAGATTATGAAACAGATTTAGGTCACAGTATGAATAGGCAAAAGTCAAGGATATATTTCCTCAATACAAACAAGAGAACTCAAGACAAGATTTCAAGGGTGTTACAATTTGGTCAGGGTTCCTTTCCAATTCAATATCTCGGGGTCCCATTATTTGCAGATAGATTCAATAACAAACTCTGGGAGGAAGTAATCAacaaatgcaaaattaaaatagcCCTATGGAAGAACAAGTGGTTTTCACAGGCAGGTCGCATCCAAATGATTAAATCGGTGTTAGCCATTGTTCCCATCTACTATATGTCATGCTACAGGGCTTCACACAAGGCCTTGTCGGCATTGGACGACTTGTTAAAAAGTTTCATCTGGGAAGGCTCGTGGGAGGAGAAAAAGGTCCCATTGATCAATTGGGATACAACTTGCTTACTTAAGGTGGATGGAGGAATAGGTCTTAGGAAGATGAATCTGCAGAACCTGGCTCTAGGTGCAAAACTTGCTTGGAAGATGTACAACAATCTACAAAAAGGTTGGTGCAGGTTGATGTCTCTTAAATACTTGGATTCGCACAAGCCAGAAAGAATCTTCACCTTGGCAAACTTGACTGGTGGATCTCCCATTTGGAAGTTTATTTGGGAGAGCCACAGGATCATAATAGAGCACTTATCTTGGAATTTAGGTGACGGTCGCAAGGCTAAATTTTGGAGGGATTCATGGAACGAAGATAAAGCTCTGGAggatgagtttgatgatcaagattgGATTAATGAAATGGAAGCTTCTATGGGTGTTTTGGTGGCAGATTACGTAGAAGAGGGCAATCCAAATAGACCAATAAAGTGGAAAAGGGTCGGTGAATCTCAGAATGCAAATAGTAAGAAGATGGCCGAAATCCTCAAAAATAGGGTAGTTCATTTGGCAGGCGGTAAAGACACCCTCATTTGGATAGCGGCTAAGTTAGGTTCATATAAGGTTAATTTAGGATATGAATTACAAAGGAAGAGGAGTGAAGATAGAAGTTGGTCGGCTCCCTTATGTTGGGATAAATGGGTGCTACCAAAATCAGGGGCTTTCCTTTTGATTGACCTGCATGGGAGAATCCTGACAAGCGACAGACTGAAAATCATAGGCATTGCAGGGCCTAGTAGATACTGCCTATGTAAAAGCGAGGAAGAAACTGCGGATCACCTTTTATTCAATTGTCCTTATGCAAGAAAGTGTTGGGAATGGCTGAATTTGCAGCTTCAAAATTTTATGGCATATAACCGATCATTCAAAGACTTCATTTCAGCATGGTCGATGGCGGGTAAACATTCGAAGTGGGGAAGTTTATGGATCACTAGCCCATCAATGGTTGTTTGGCACGTGTGGAAGGAGAGGAACGAGAGGATTTTCAGGGAGGAAGAGATGGACACCAATATCCAGATCAACAAAATTCAAGTGGCTATAGAAGAATCAATTAACGACAAGATCTTTGGTAGCAAATTCATATTTTACTCCAAATAGGATAAGGAGATGGAATTAATCTGGAAATTTAAACAATGCAATAGTCATTCTCAAGGAGAAAAATCAATCGATAGAAGCAAGGTTAAGTGGAAGCCCCACCTAGCGGTTGGAATAAACTAAATTTTGACGGTGCCGGCAAGGGTAACCCAGGTGCTTCTGGATTCAAAGCGGTTGTTAGAGATGAGAAAGGCATACTTCTGGGGGTAGTATGTGGCCATGTGGGGATAGTCTCTAATAACATAGCGGAGATCACAACCTTAGAGGAAGGACTAAAATGGACCATAGCAAATGGCATCCAAAAGGTGGTGATTGAAGGAGACTCCAAAGTCATTTTAAATGAGATTATCAATAAGCGATTTACAAATTGGCATCTCAACAACTGGATCCCTCGAATGTTCAGGCACTTGCAAAAGCTCACGGACTACCAAATTCAGCACACATACCATGAAGGCAACCAAGTGGCGGACCTACTAGCTAATCATGGGGTAGCTAATTCTCTACCAGTAGTCATATCGCCTGCAAATGTAGGGAACGAAGATATCCAACAAAGATTGCTTAAGGATAGTGCCCACATTCCTAGGTCTAGAATAGGATGAATCAATGGCCAATTTTAGTTCTCGGGATAGGAGGGGCATGCCTTATCCTTTTGTCACATGGGCAGATAGCCATATATGGCTTCATTCTTCTAGTTTCAAATCCCGTGAGGtagaatctagaagggattaggagCGGGTTTCCAGTAGAGTCGGGCCTATTTATATCCTAGAGAGGAAATCGCCGAGTGTGGATTCCCGATTTAGCAATGGTGCATAGATTTGGGCTTAGTTGCCTCTGCCGTGAGGACACACTAGAAACCCAGTGCAAATGCCTATTTGATATAGACATTGAGGGGCGAAGAGCTATTCAGGGAGTTCTTGACGATGATTTCAGTGAAGATAGGCATTGGTGTGACAGATatgtgtatgagatcattttgtctCTGTTGGTCAACATCCTCCCATCGAAGGAAGCTTGTGTGGAGAAACTGGTAGGCTTTGTACGGGAAGAGGATGTGGAAGTGGTGGCGGGAGCGGTGCTCAAAGTGGATGAGGAGTGGGTCAGCATACTTGGACCTTACTTCAACCTAACAACTATTCTCTCGGATGCTGAGTGTTCAGGCCCAGAAGACGAAATCCGTTTAGCAGTCgaagctctcagaatgaggaaaGCTGAATTTATGGTAGAAGCATGGGAGGTTTATAGGGTTGGAGTAAGGAACGTAGACCTGGGGCCGTTCAGAAGGATGATGTTGCAGGAGTTTGGGTGGCTGTCAGAAGGTAGTCTCGACAAGGTGGTGACCATAGGTTTGCGGACGACCACCATACTTAGGCTCATGTAGCCTAAGAATATATATCTGTTTTTAGTATCTTAGTTTAGTATGTTTTGTGAATAATGATATGTAAGCACATTTTCAAATAAATATAGGGCGTTATCCCCATCTTAATAGCACTtgctgattaaaaaaaaaaaaacactacacataaaaaaataaatcattgtaCTCATGCAAAGACATAGACACATACACCTACACCCACACCGAGactcacatacacatacatacaaatacacatacacatgcatacataaatgtacatatgtgtgcatgtgtatgtgtgggtatgtatgtgtgtatgcatgtacatGAATATCTatttatgtgtgtatatgtatgtgtatatacgtatgcatgcatatgtatgtgtatgtgtgtatgggtgtatgtgggtgtatgtgtgtatacatagacacatacatacacatacacacatacatacatacatacatacatatatatacacatacacacataaacatacatacatacacacatacacacatgcatagatacatacatacatacatacatacatacatacatacatacatcaacatgcatatatacaaacatacatacattcatacacacatgtacatacacatgcatacatacacatgtgCATACACTTACATatatcatacatacatacacacataaacatataaacacacatacatatacatatacacatacatacatacatacacacacacatacacatacacatgcatgcatgcatacacatacacacatgtgtgcacatgcacacatgcatacacagatatgtacacacatacatgcatgcatgcatacacatacacacatacatgcacatgtaCACACGCATACACACATAAATACACGTGTACAatatgtgtgtacatatgcatgtatgtgtgtgtacatatgcatgcatgtgtgtatgtgtatgcatgcatgcatacatgtgtatgtgtatgtgtgtgtacatgtataagcatatacatatgtgtgtttatatgtgcatgtgtgtatgtatgtatgtaggtacaatatgtgtgtgtatgtacatgtatgtgtatatgtgtatgtgtatgtgtatatccatgtatttaattttaatatttctttaaagtaatttgtatcaaatgtttcaattacttcgaattgtactttaaattacaattctatatcattttgaaatatgtttgaattagtttaaattagttttcaaaattaatttgaattgtttaaaatagttttgaataattatttttaaaattctttgCTTTTATAATTATGTACATACAGATATTTTCCACATGGTCGTTCAGGCATCAGATGGTAGTGTTCATTGTGAGGGCACTGACCAAACATCTAGACAGTTTGGTCGAatgccttctagtgatagtgagGTCAGGGCTTGACTTTTTTCCGAAACCAGTTAGGCTCTTCAGTATGCAGTAGACCATCTTGCATCCACATTAGATTCTACCACTATCTGACCTAATAAGGAAAGGGCAGAGACTATTAGGGATGAGTTGCTACATATGATTGACACTATTCGGACATATAATCCTTATGATGATATGTCTGTCAATTCTTTCTATATCTCCCTTTCTCATAGTGTCACTGACATGGTGAAATGGGAAACCGTGAGAAGGGATGTATCTTCTACACATGTCCATACTATGTTTCCCCATTATTAGGGTCCGAGACAACATAATCTTAGAGGATATCTAGTTACCAGATGCACTAATCTAATTGTGGCACTATTCATATATCCTGGATGGTTGGTAGCTCATCATATGTGGCCATAGAAGGATGAGTTGTTGTTGTCAGTGGGTCAGTATCCTTCGTGGGGATTCgcaacatggtttaatagcctcatgtggattctataagtctggtGGTTATATCGGGCattgacaagttgatcttttggtgcaacgacaaccctagcttgtaacaagtggtatcaaagcttggtcacaagttTGAATCACGTAGGCCGTAGCGAGTGATgatgggagggggattgttggcagtgggccaatgtccctcatggggatttgcgacatggtttaacagcctcctatggattctataagtctagtggttgtattgggcattggcAGGTCAattttttggtgcaatgacaatccTAGCTTGTAACAGTTGCCActttatttctgcaaacaattatTTGCAGAGTCTCATATGGGCTTCGATGTTGATTATACATCTATACCAGCGAATGCTAGGCAGGGGAGAGGGAGGCTTAGCGATAAATTTATATGACCTGATGCACCAGTGTTTGTTAATAAACGCGCATTAGTTGGTCTaaaccttttggttctaccaaaaCGTTTGGAGTTATCACATGCAGTAGCTGATGATGCTAGATGATATATCTACTCTAGCATTACACAAATTTCCACTCAGGTCAACCAGATGACATCTGATCGTGTTGGGAGATATGTGTTGTGATCGTAGGGTGCCATTAGATAGGCTACAAATGTGACATCTAGCAGTGGCACTGATCTTTATGCTCATGTGGACATACCATCTCCACTTGATGATTCAAAGTTGATAGAGGTTGATCCTTTGTAGCAGATGAGTGCATTGGTGTTTAGTGATTTATTGGATTTGTGTATAGTTATTTCTTTGATTCTTAGGATCCCACTTGAGGATGTATTGACATGGGTGAGACAACATGTACACGGAGGTGGATCTA includes:
- the LOC131077646 gene encoding uncharacterized protein LOC131077646, producing the protein MKTLDKAQLWKVLTDKISVMGNDKIVVVGDFNALLDLEEKQGGLRMPNKVMEDFRDFVNQNHLMDVTPKNGTFTWTNRRANFAHISERLDRHFIGEAWLESSFQVEAFILPISVSDHFPVELKLSEAPIKGRMSNDSYHREVALKQELAEILLREECFWRDKSRELWIREGNANMKFFHASVKGNRIKNRISEIADQDGNRHSTPDAIEEVAITFFRNLLGEAGEKTLIIY